The following nucleotide sequence is from Anaerolineales bacterium.
CTTGACGACCGCCACGCGCCGGATGCCAAACACCCGCCCGGTGACAGCCGCGCCGCTTCCCAGGACACGCCCCAGCGGCGTGCCGCCTCGGATCTCGTCCACCAAACGCATCGCGCCGGAGGCATCACCGAATTCCATCTGCCCGGCTTCGGCGGCAACGCCCAGGGCGGCGCCGATCTCGATGGAATCCAATCCGAGATCATCGATCGCCGCGTTCAAGTGGGCGATCTGATCCAGGTCTCCGATCCCCAGATTGGAGCCCACAAGCCCGATGGTCTCGTATTCGAGCGGCGAGACGATCTTCTCGCCCTGGGCACTACCGAAGACATTCGAGCTGCGAATTGTGCAGCCGGCCATGCAGGCGTGGCTGGTGTCGCTGGGTTTGCCGCGCGCGAGCAGCACGTCCCGCATGTGTTCGCCGCTGATGCCCTCAATGCCCTCAAAGTGGCCCGTGGAGAAGCTGCAGGTCGGCAGCGCGCCAAAGCCATCGACCATGGCTGCCAGTCCTGCCGTCCCATAGTCCCGGTAGATCGCCGTTTGCGGATGCGCCATCAACTCCTGGGTGAAACGCTTCTGGGCGGCCTTGTATCCTTCCGGGTCGACGAGGGGTGGTCTTTCGCCCTGGCTGGCATCGATGACAACCGCCTTCAGCCGGCGGGCGCCCATGACGGCACCCAAGCCCCCTCGGGCGTTGATGCGCGACGGCTCAT
It contains:
- a CDS encoding aldehyde ferredoxin oxidoreductase; protein product: MDECVWRVNLAEGRIRREPVPGGWVRLGGRGLIARVLLDEIDPSCDPLGPGNKLLWASGLLVGHMLSSCDRISVGAKSPLTGGIKESNAGGSTGLKLAYLGIKALVLEGALPASGWWLLHLSAAGGELQPADDLAGLGVHEAAHRLLERFGKKVGLALIGPGGEMRLQAAGIQNLDKDNEPSRINARGGLGAVMGARRLKAVVIDASQGERPPLVDPEGYKAAQKRFTQELMAHPQTAIYRDYGTAGLAAMVDGFGALPTCSFSTGHFEGIEGISGEHMRDVLLARGKPSDTSHACMAGCTIRSSNVFGSAQGEKIVSPLEYETIGLVGSNLGIGDLDQIAHLNAAIDDLGLDSIEIGAALGVAAEAGQMEFGDASGAMRLVDEIRGGTPLGRVLGSGAAVTGRVFGIRRVAVVKGQAMASYDPRAIKGTGVTYATSPQGADHTAGLTIRAKVDHLKPEGQAELSRGIQINMA